CATCTTGATAAATttgattcgtttcttttcacttgaaacattttcaaatctcATATATGTATGCACACACGTATATACACACAGCTCATTAATCCAGAAATAATTCATcagataaaatcaaatttttttaagtttatgTAGTTCTTATTGCTAAATAGACGtcatttaaatagaaattcaatgGATAATGTTGtagatgtaaatatttgaagtcTTTGCATATTCTGAAGTAAAATGTTCTAGAATTAATGATGTCGTTCTACCTTTTAGGTAAAAGACGTTGTCCGGGTGAAATGCTAGCCCGAACATCCTTATTCTTATTCTTCGCctacgttatacattacttCGACATTGAAATTTCACCGGAGCACGGCGAACCCGATTTAAATGGATATGATGGTTTCACTATATCACCGAAATCTTATTACCTCAAGCTTACGGCTAGATCCGACATTATAAACTGCACtacaatgtaaatattatagataattAGACTAAAATGTTAAGTGTAATATGTCctatatgttttaataattttactgaaTACAAATATGAAAACTGGAAATTATATAACTGAAAATTGTGAGTAGTCTTCTAAAAATTGCTATTCTGTGTATAATAATTAGGATATCATATGCTTAGACGATGGCGATTCTAGATAATTCATTAAACACCAAAGTCGAtaaatgtgttttatattatttaatagagaaatgttttattctatttaagtAATATCTCCGGGTGTATGATTTCCTAATtacttcaaatatataataaaaaaattttgagaagaaaaagaatcatcttcaatatttaaatacaaactacataatttttattagctTTGCAAAATCTATTTTCCAGTGACACGGAAATATTTGACAAGCATGTTGAAACCTAATATAAAAGGACCGAATCGCCACGTGGCGTGCGAGCGAAGGTACATTTGGACTTCTGCGAAACGAACTGATTTCGTCGAACACGTAAAACGACGCGTAAAGCGACTTTCACGCGGTAgaaacaataaacaatattcaagagaaaaatttgttgaagTCAAACAAACCGAGCTTCTATCTACGGGTGGAGCTACTTCAAAACAGAGGAACGTCACATTTAACGTGTATCGGCAACATCTTTATCATTGAAACAATAAatcgaacaaataaaaataggtATATCTAGCTTGGATACTAAAACAAATGTACagaacaatatattttaccttGTCTTTATTGTCTTATTCTTTATACTGATCAATtagcattttttttatttaccatgaacattctattgaaattttctgtaGGAATAGACGTACTTCCTATTAATCACGTGATACGTGGAAGTTATAAGTGTAAGAAATTTAGcaagaaattatacatatatcaagaACGAGGATTGCAGGTATTATTATCGTGGCGTCACGAGTACCTCATAAGGCTTTGGGGACGATGTCAAGccatatataatttctatagaatttGGTCCTTTGCCGGGAACTGGACGTAGATTATACTTCTGCATTATGCCCGTAAACAAAATGAATAGTGCGGACTTCGCCAGTACTTCGCCTGGACATCGTCTTCTTCCTGGAGACAAACACGTAAAACTATAGaaagtatcgataaataaaatcatcttTTTGATGGTCATAATGAAATCAGTTTCTTGTGTCACTGTTTCGTTTGGCTCATAATGACTGCATTAATTAACTTCGTGAAAGGTATTCCTAACTTTCATGGAGATATCCGGAAATATGAATGAACAGCGCTATTATCTTATTTACGTTGTTATGTGCCTTGATAAAATGACATTGATGTGGACtacatattttaagaaatttttacaattctacAATGGTAGAAGATTTTtggatatttgtaaaatacattCTGCAAGTTCTAATCTATTTTATACCTCTTCCAAATTGCAGAGAATATGTATCTGGCTCGAAGACGTCGTTTTTAATAAACCTTTCAGGCATGAACTTGTCTGGCTCTGGATAGATATTAGGATCCTTATTGATGGAGTACATATTGACTAAAATAGTGGTATCCCTTGGTACCGTGTACTTGTCAAGAATCGTATCGTGAAGAACTCGTCGTGGCCCAATTATAGGGAATACTGGCCACATTCGTTGCACTTCGCTTATTACAGCCTCCACATATGGGAGCCTATAAcagtaaaaaatttcatttttctcgcaTACTCCATTACTCTAATCCCCTCATCGAACATTCAACTTTTACTCTTCTACGCAGGAATTAcaacaaaaattgtacaagAAACATAAGATAGAAGAttcaacgaaaaattaaaggaattaGTAATTCCAgctaaatttacatttttacatagataagttcgaatatttaacagaaaatttgATTACTTTGCTCTATCCTCCACTTCAGGAAGTCTGTCGTGTATCACCGAGTCGATTTCCTTTTGTACTTTATGCTGCACATCCTGATACACCGTCATAGTTAATAACAGAAAGTCCAAGGTTAGACTCGTGGTCGTAAAACCAGCAAGGAAAAGATCGATCAACAGTACCACCAATTGGTCatctgaaaaatatgttatgtAAGAAAACGAACTTATACGTTTGATAGGATTATACGTGACAACTTCTAATACTTTCTCTTTCGTGGATATTTCTATTAGTATATAACATCAGTATTCTTAGAACCgaagggaaatttaaaattatccaTTTTTCAGTTCCatgaaaaatactaaaaatattttttacactaGATGAAATTCTGatagaattaaaagatatgaatgtgtttacgaatataaatgaaataacttATAAACTTGATCGCACCAGTGAAGATAGGGCTAGATTCCCCATGGTTTTTCATTTCATGAAGGAACATGTCAATTACATCTGCTTCACTTCCCGGCTTGTATTTCTTCTTATGTTCAATGATAGTTTCCTGTACAAAAAAGACATTCACATATAACAGGTTGATTGTTAAACAgcgtatttaataaatgtaaaattataattgatttaCATCGTGGACACACCATTAAGAAGTTCTTGAGTTCTCCGTTCAGCGTACACAAAAGATTGTATCCTGAGAACTCAGGTGCAATGTAACGAATCCAAGGGAAAGCGGAGATAAGTCCGCCCATCATGTCAAAGACTTGTGCTCGAGTTTCCATCAACTTGATAAAAGAATCTACTCTGCATTGGAAAGAACAATCAATCAGGATTGAATGTATTTCAAGTACGTGACCTACTTTATGTCTCGCTTTTAAATTCTTGCGAATCATTACTTTCGTTTCTATAATGATTTATTGCGTGATTTTTGTCCTTTctttcaaagaagaaatataaaggaaTAATAATTCTTCCTAAATGAAGCGAATTTTACAAAGCaacagtaaaataaaatcatttctttcctttcttctgtTCTATTTCTGTCTTTCGAATTTCTTCAAAAGATTTTGTAACAATTCTAAATGAAGAAAGTAAAACATGTTCtcatgaataatataattaacttaCATTACatagaaaaaagaggaatttAAGCAAACGTGTAAAAGATTTCAACAAGTCGTTTATACGCATGGGAGACCAAATACGTGAAAATGGTGCTACACAAAGTAGAGAAATCCAATAGAACACATGTATTTATGTACCTTTTGCCCCGGCTGAATGATTCTCCCGTCGTCAAAAACCAGAGGACGTTTATCACAGTCGGTGTAATCAATGGTCTTAGTATGTGTGGACCCTCTGTACTCATCTCATCCAAAAGTAAGGTCAATTCCTTTTTAATCATTTGCGCCATCTCGCGTTTTCCAAAACCGAACACCCTCATGGTCCGCAACATCCAGCTCCGCAATTCTTTCCATTCTCCTCCGTCGTTCATTGTGATGCCTATCGATAATAACAGGAAACGATAATATCGCTAATATTCGAATCAAGTTGCATCTATTTCGCACATCTGCtatattgagaaatattacaatacgtAGTTACAGCAGGACGTTGATTAtccaaattaataaaaataaagtttcaacAAGCGATTTTTCATATAAGATAAGacaattggaaataaaataatttttaaagataaatgtttatggaaaattaattgttgTAGCTAAATTTCGCATTCCATTTGAAATAGATATTTGTATggctatatatttatttgagataatatatttcttcttgcggtttttatttttatcgatatcgtAATCTCattcgtaaatttattttctgaatatCTTTATAACTACAACTTAATTTTAGCATTAGAAGTATGAAGTATATATACCAAAATAGAAACATTAGTAAATAGATGTAATTCGgaatagatacatatatacatgaatTTGAACACTCCTCATTTTTAAgtggaattattatttatgcaaagtaacaaaatataaaattattattacataaaaagaagataacatgagataaataatatatttactatttattctACTTATTCTATTACTACTTATTCTACTTATTCTTTATGACTACTTAttctagaaattataaaaggaaaattcgaattttaaatcgtaacATTATGaaaccaaatatttaaaatttatttatagattaaacgaattaaattttaaatcaggaaaaatagtaaaaagtaattttttgcACAAAATTGTACAGAAGAAGATCATTAGAAATGAAACGTACATATTTGAAACTCGTGAAAAGACGAACGCTATTGTTTAAAGAAAGCATAAAGGGTCGAAAAACCGATTTTTCGCGTATTGAAAGAAACATAATGATTTTACAGAAAAGAGTTTCAATTGAGAAATGTAGGTATTGGGAAGATCTACAAAATGAGacctataaaattaatatcaatctATATGTTGACTtgcaaatgaataaaaatcatcaaaatatgttcttttttttattttaatgatctttcaaaatatcttgtaacaaaaaattgctgtttacaattttttccGATTCAAACACTAATTCAACAGGTCAATTATAAATAGTCTTCAACTCTGATACCTTGCTTTTTGCCCATATTTCGAAGTTTGATAAATTCGTTCCAAGGTCGTCCATCGAATTCCTCATTCTTCAGTACCGTTTCACACAGTTTGCTTCCGGAAACGATTAGTACCTTTTCATTGCCCATAGTGACGGTTATCACATCGCTAGCATACCGTTTCGAAAGTTCCAAAAACGCTTTGTGCTGCCCCCCAAATTCTCGAATCAAACGCTTCATTAGAAACTGGTTGCCGAAAATCGGCCACGAGAATGGCCctaaaaaacaataaagctttaaaaaaaagagaaaaaaggaatatgtTTCATGGTCTTAcataataatcaatatatatactatatactattattattattaattttttaaattttatattcatttattctttcataaaaaaattctaatttcagGAACAGAGATTAgagcattaaaaaataattatttaagccttaagtagaataaaaagagatgaaaaattcaaagagctttattttataaatgctatagtaattgaaaataaataatactaatttatttatataataaaataaatatgtactaaataatagtaataaacaatattatagatatcgatattatgataataatatttcgaagattttATAATCAGTGTCGAAAACGTCTTATAGATCATTCTATTACTCTAAATTCGAATATATATGCGAATTTTAGTACAACatgtattattctttatattttgtataaggaataaaaatttctgaaattaattCGCACAAAATTAGATAAGCCTCAAGAAGAATTAGTCTCATTAGAGGAACAATAAAGACGCTAATTTAAACCAGCTCAGTGACCCAATCAACCCGAGTAGTGTATACATCCGCATGATTTACATTCACCGCTAACCGCTTCATTGGTAGATTAACACTTTTAGTTCATTCATcttgatgaaatattaaattaatgattttatacctcaataaaaaattataaaaacttaTGATTAATAGtgatctaatatttttaatcttcgtaACATAACACATTATTattgtcaattttattttactgtaaaaactaaaaattataaatattagcaaGATAAAACTCTTAACTATATTGTATATCCGAAATAAAGgttacgttaaaattatttaaaaaaaatactgaTTTGGTGTATAATGATCCATACACTAATTTTGTAGGATGTCGACTAAGCAACGTAATTCGATATAATTGATAAGAAATAACTTTGATTACCTGGTGGAGTTTTCCTCGTATGTTGTCCGactactaaataaataattaataatatcagcGTTACTATAGCTAGCAACACGGTAGCAAACATCCTGCAACGTCTCACACGAACTTACGATTCGGTACTCAAGCGATCAATGAAAACGTTCGAACTAAAATTGGTTCTCCCGAAGAACGACTGAGCGATAGATCGATaggttgaaatttttcatccaCAACTAATATGTCAATTCTCACGTTTCAATTCCGGTTTCAGCGTTTTATACCGACCTACTGCCGATAACATGGATTACCCGATAAGAACGAACACTACTAAACCGTAGTTAACCCcttgtttataaatatgtcaaaattcaagaaataaaaagatcccGGTTACCGATACttcaatactatataattagACAAAACTTTGCATTTACGTGCATTGTTTTTAATGTATTCATGTGATCATGGTCACTTGATAATAAAaagctttttaattatatgtatccTTTAAAGAAGTTATTAAGAGCGGATAAGTGCCTTATTACAATACACAAATAAACTAGATTTatgtattgtaaaattaaataggtTTTACGATGTTCAACAATGtttaaagattattaaaactgtaaacagccttttgaaatttttaattcaaatcaTTGATCGATGTGATCcgacatttataaaataaattacagcaattaaattttgaatatctttGTGTATAAGGGtagttatatgtattataaaaaggTCTGATTTCAATTATATCGAGTTGAGTAGTAAATTCGTTCATCCTTCATCTTCACCACATATGGatgtgaaaaaattttataaaaatttgaacaatgtaaaaatatgcccctctgaattttttttatagaagacatgatatttatagaaattatgtttatagaatatttaggAACAAAATAAGTTAGTTCTTCATGAAATAGATTTTATCACATCTATATAGCAAAATGAACTTATAACTcaacctaatattttttaatataatataaattactgtatttttttattatacaataaatgttcatttagtattattgaaaaataattaaagacatatatacataagtacatatttatgtataaaatttacatattatctatttttaaaaagatatagtaTGACGtaaattgtatatgtatatacattagATTTGCAATTATTCTGAAGATACCGTCAAGctgacaaataaatattttcttgataaaatgttttatggtAACAATtacttctaaaatatttatataatatccaaatcgatttcttttcttgcGCGTTTTTTTGTCCTTTTCTTCCCTGTCATTCTCTcagatttcctttttttggcttctttttttttctgctGTCTTGCAATTTTACGTTTGGCAGCTAATTCTGGATCCGTTACa
The DNA window shown above is from Bombus pyrosoma isolate SC7728 linkage group LG7, ASM1482585v1, whole genome shotgun sequence and carries:
- the LOC122569630 gene encoding probable cytochrome P450 305a1, producing the protein MFATVLLAIVTLILLIIYLVVGQHTRKTPPGPFSWPIFGNQFLMKRLIREFGGQHKAFLELSKRYASDVITVTMGNEKVLIVSGSKLCETVLKNEEFDGRPWNEFIKLRNMGKKQGITMNDGGEWKELRSWMLRTMRVFGFGKREMAQMIKKELTLLLDEMSTEGPHILRPLITPTVINVLWFLTTGESFSRGKRVDSFIKLMETRAQVFDMMGGLISAFPWIRYIAPEFSGYNLLCTLNGELKNFLMETIIEHKKKYKPGSEADVIDMFLHEMKNHGESSPIFTDDQLVVLLIDLFLAGFTTTSLTLDFLLLTMTVYQDVQHKVQKEIDSVIHDRLPEVEDRAKLPYVEAVISEVQRMWPVFPIIGPRRVLHDTILDKYTVPRDTTILVNMYSINKDPNIYPEPDKFMPERFIKNDVFEPDTYSLQFGRGRRRCPGEVLAKSALFILFTGIMQKYNLRPVPGKGPNSIEIIYGLTSSPKPYEVLVTPR